From the genome of Variovorax sp. RA8, one region includes:
- a CDS encoding TonB-dependent receptor family protein gives MKSRLATAGLLAAASCAAQAQDAPPSPMLPEITVSTPRGEVRPFDVPGSVDRVEGSEMRDARLGVNLSESLGPVPGLQVQNRQNYAQDLQLSIRGFGARSTFGVRGVRLYVDGIPATLPDGQGQTSNIDIGSAGRVEILRGPFSALYGNSSGGVVQAFTEEGEGPPTLGFSAAGGSFGTWRAGTKLSGSTGTVDYTLSASRFHTGGWREHSAADREIQNGKLGFGLDDGSKLTLVFNSVHVYAQDPLGLSAEQYALDPRAAGLAAQFDTRKTVDQQQLGLTYERRVDARNTLRLMVYGGQRSTVQFQSIPASAQLSPLHAGGVIDLARDYGGVDLRWSANLQLADRPFDLVAGLAYDNLREKRRGFENFFGRAAAPLALGVKGRLRRDERNEVRNLDPYVQGSWRFTDRWTLEAGVRRSNVRFSSHDLYILGPNRDDSGSARYGKTLPVASLRYQATPDLALYASAGRGFETPTLNELSYRADGIGGLNFGLQPSVNTSVEVGAKARLAGGLLTAALFQTRTRDEIVTNTNVGGRATFQNAGRTKRDGFELAWQHETLNHWRTQLAYTWLDARYRDGFCSPSPCSAGSTVPAGNRIPGIAEHALFASFGWVPPEGWRAGAELRALSRIAANDRNNARAPGYAVASLYAGYVKRWDRWDFNAFARVDNLFDRRYVGSVIVNEGNARYFEPAPGRYWTIGMGAAYRF, from the coding sequence ATGAAATCCCGCCTCGCCACGGCCGGCCTGCTCGCCGCCGCCTCATGCGCCGCCCAGGCGCAGGACGCTCCGCCCAGTCCCATGCTGCCCGAGATCACCGTGTCCACGCCGCGCGGCGAAGTGCGGCCTTTCGACGTGCCGGGCTCGGTCGACCGGGTCGAGGGCAGCGAGATGCGCGATGCGCGGCTGGGGGTGAACCTTTCCGAGAGCCTGGGCCCGGTGCCGGGGCTGCAGGTCCAGAACCGCCAGAACTACGCGCAGGACCTGCAGCTGTCCATCCGCGGCTTTGGCGCGCGCTCCACCTTCGGCGTGCGCGGCGTGCGCCTCTACGTGGATGGCATCCCGGCCACGCTGCCCGACGGCCAGGGCCAGACCTCCAACATCGACATCGGCTCGGCAGGCCGCGTCGAGATCCTGCGCGGGCCCTTCTCGGCGCTCTACGGCAATTCGTCCGGTGGCGTGGTGCAGGCCTTCACCGAGGAAGGGGAGGGGCCGCCCACGCTGGGCTTCTCGGCGGCCGGCGGCAGCTTCGGCACCTGGCGGGCCGGCACCAAGCTCAGCGGTTCGACCGGCACCGTCGACTACACCCTGAGTGCGAGCCGCTTCCATACCGGCGGCTGGCGCGAGCACAGCGCGGCGGACCGCGAGATCCAGAACGGCAAGCTGGGCTTTGGCCTGGACGACGGCAGCAAGCTCACCCTGGTCTTCAACAGCGTGCATGTCTACGCCCAGGACCCGCTGGGATTGTCGGCCGAGCAGTACGCGCTCGACCCGCGCGCCGCCGGGCTGGCGGCGCAGTTCGACACGCGCAAGACGGTGGACCAGCAGCAGCTGGGCCTCACGTACGAGCGCCGCGTCGATGCGCGCAACACGCTGCGCCTGATGGTCTACGGCGGGCAGCGCAGCACCGTGCAGTTCCAGTCGATCCCGGCCTCGGCACAACTGAGTCCGCTGCATGCCGGCGGTGTGATCGACCTGGCGCGCGACTACGGCGGCGTGGACCTGCGCTGGAGTGCCAACCTTCAGCTGGCCGACCGGCCCTTCGACCTGGTAGCCGGCCTGGCGTACGACAACCTGCGAGAAAAGCGCCGCGGTTTCGAGAACTTCTTCGGGCGCGCGGCGGCGCCGTTGGCGCTCGGCGTGAAGGGCCGGCTGCGCCGTGACGAGCGCAACGAGGTGCGCAACCTCGATCCCTATGTGCAGGGCAGCTGGCGCTTCACCGACCGCTGGACGCTGGAAGCCGGCGTGCGCCGCAGCAACGTGCGCTTCTCCTCGCACGACCTCTACATCCTCGGCCCCAACCGCGACGACAGCGGCAGCGCGCGCTATGGCAAGACCCTGCCCGTGGCCTCGTTGCGCTACCAGGCCACGCCAGACCTGGCGCTCTACGCCTCGGCCGGCCGTGGCTTCGAGACGCCGACGCTCAACGAGCTGTCCTACCGCGCGGACGGCATCGGCGGGCTCAACTTCGGGCTGCAGCCTTCGGTCAACACCAGCGTCGAGGTCGGGGCCAAGGCGCGCCTCGCCGGAGGGCTGCTGACCGCTGCCCTGTTCCAGACCCGCACGCGCGACGAGATCGTGACGAACACCAACGTCGGCGGCCGCGCTACCTTCCAGAACGCCGGACGCACGAAGCGCGATGGCTTCGAACTCGCCTGGCAGCACGAGACCCTGAACCACTGGCGCACGCAGCTGGCCTACACCTGGCTCGACGCGCGCTACCGCGACGGCTTCTGCTCACCTTCGCCCTGCAGTGCGGGCAGCACGGTGCCCGCCGGCAACCGCATCCCGGGCATCGCCGAGCACGCGCTCTTCGCCTCCTTCGGCTGGGTGCCGCCCGAGGGCTGGCGCGCCGGCGCCGAGCTGCGCGCGCTCAGCCGCATCGCGGCCAACGACCGCAACAACGCCCGCGCGCCGGGCTATGCAGTTGCCTCGCTCTACGCCGGCTACGTGAAGCGCTGGGACCGCTGGGACTTCAACGCCTTCGCGCGGGTCGACAACCTCTTCGATCGGCGCTATGTCGGGTCGGTGATCGTCAACGAGGGGAATGCGCGCTACTTCGAGCCAGCCCCGGGGCGCTACTGGACGATCGGCATGGGGGCGGCGTATCGTTTCTGA
- a CDS encoding phosphoribosyltransferase — MEFRDRHDAGRTLASALGAWRGQPEVVVLALPRGGVPVAWEVARALQAPLDVLVVRKLGLPGHEELAMGAIAPGGVRVMSDVPRMWPVSDAELEQVIEREQAELARRERLYRGERAPLALAGRVVLLVDDGLATGATMHAAVLAVRAMQARRIVVAVPVGSREAVQLLNTVADEVVCVHAPEPFRAVGIWYEDFGQTSDEEVRRLLQGEGA; from the coding sequence ATGGAATTCAGGGATCGACACGATGCGGGCCGCACGCTCGCGAGCGCACTTGGGGCGTGGCGGGGCCAGCCTGAGGTGGTGGTGCTGGCGCTGCCGCGCGGCGGTGTGCCGGTGGCCTGGGAAGTCGCCCGGGCGCTGCAGGCACCGCTCGACGTGCTGGTGGTGCGCAAGCTCGGCTTGCCCGGGCATGAGGAGCTCGCGATGGGCGCGATCGCCCCCGGGGGCGTACGCGTGATGTCCGATGTCCCGCGGATGTGGCCGGTGTCCGATGCCGAGTTGGAGCAGGTCATCGAACGCGAGCAGGCCGAACTGGCGCGCCGCGAGCGGCTCTACCGCGGCGAGCGTGCGCCGCTGGCGCTGGCCGGGCGCGTCGTCCTCCTGGTCGACGATGGCCTCGCCACCGGCGCCACCATGCATGCAGCCGTGCTTGCGGTGCGCGCAATGCAGGCGCGGCGCATCGTGGTGGCGGTGCCCGTGGGTTCGAGAGAGGCCGTGCAGCTGCTCAACACGGTGGCCGACGAGGTGGTCTGCGTCCACGCGCCCGAGCCGTTCCGCGCGGTGGGCATCTGGTACGAGGACTTCGGGCAGACCAGCGACGAGGAGGTGCGCCGGCTGCTGCAGGGCGAGGGCGCCTGA
- the metK gene encoding methionine adenosyltransferase encodes MANDFLFTSESVSEGHPDKVADQISDAILDAIFAQDPRSRVAAETLTNTGLVVLAGEITTNAHVDYIQVARDTIKRIGYDNTDYGIDYKGCAVMVCYDKQSNDIAQGVDHASDDHLNTGAGDQGLMFGYACDETPELMPAPIYYAHRLVERQAQLRKDGRLPFLRPDAKSQVTMRYVDGKPHSIDTVVLSTQHHPDQSETPTKMKASFNEAIIEEIIKPVLPKEWLKDTKYLINPTGRFVIGGPQGDCGLTGRKIIVDTYGGACPHGGGAFSGKDPSKVDRSAAYAARYVAKNIVAAGLARQCQIQVAYAIGVARPMNVTVYTEGTGVIPDEKLAELVQEHFDLRPKGIIQMLDLLRPIYGKTAAYGHFGREEPEFTWEDTSKAAALRAAAGR; translated from the coding sequence ATGGCGAACGACTTTCTCTTCACTTCCGAATCGGTTTCCGAAGGCCATCCCGACAAGGTCGCGGACCAGATCTCGGATGCCATCCTCGACGCGATCTTCGCCCAGGACCCGCGCAGCCGCGTGGCCGCCGAGACCCTGACCAACACCGGCCTGGTGGTGCTCGCCGGCGAGATCACGACCAACGCCCACGTCGACTACATCCAGGTCGCGCGCGACACCATCAAGCGCATCGGCTACGACAACACCGACTACGGCATCGACTACAAGGGTTGCGCGGTGATGGTCTGCTACGACAAGCAGTCCAACGACATTGCCCAGGGCGTCGACCACGCGAGCGACGATCACCTCAACACCGGCGCCGGCGACCAGGGCCTGATGTTCGGCTACGCCTGCGACGAGACGCCCGAGCTGATGCCCGCGCCGATCTACTACGCCCACCGCCTGGTGGAGCGCCAGGCCCAGCTGCGCAAGGACGGCCGCCTGCCCTTCCTGCGCCCGGACGCCAAGAGCCAGGTCACGATGCGCTACGTGGACGGCAAGCCGCACAGCATCGACACCGTCGTGCTCTCCACCCAGCATCATCCGGACCAGAGCGAGACGCCGACCAAGATGAAGGCCTCGTTCAACGAAGCCATCATCGAGGAGATCATCAAGCCGGTCCTGCCCAAGGAATGGCTGAAGGACACCAAGTACCTGATCAACCCGACCGGCCGCTTCGTCATCGGCGGCCCGCAGGGCGACTGCGGCCTGACGGGCCGCAAGATCATCGTCGACACCTACGGCGGCGCATGCCCGCACGGCGGCGGCGCCTTCTCGGGCAAGGACCCGAGCAAGGTGGACCGTTCGGCCGCCTACGCGGCGCGCTACGTGGCCAAGAACATCGTGGCCGCGGGCCTGGCGCGCCAGTGCCAGATCCAGGTGGCCTACGCGATCGGCGTGGCGCGCCCGATGAACGTGACGGTCTACACCGAAGGCACCGGCGTGATCCCGGACGAGAAGCTCGCGGAACTGGTGCAGGAGCATTTCGACCTGCGTCCCAAGGGCATCATCCAGATGCTGGACCTGCTGCGCCCGATCTACGGCAAGACCGCGGCCTACGGCCACTTCGGCCGCGAGGAGCCCGAGTTCACCTGGGAAGACACGAGCAAGGCGGCTGCGCTGCGAGCCGCCGCCGGGCGCTGA
- a CDS encoding lysophospholipid acyltransferase family protein yields the protein MILLFRLLAHVPLRWMHAAGRCLGWLVWWGSPTYRQRFKENAEHAGFTPAQYRPAIGAAGAMAAELPWLWARPQGESVLPRIVRWEGAAELEAALAARKGVIVASPHVGCWEILGQALGERFVDAYGPITALFRPARKKWMAELIGAGSRERRGLQTLPTSVAGVRGLIRTLRAGGYTGILPDQVPPLGQGVWAPFFGRPAYTMTLLPRLAQQTGARVFFGVCERLPRGAGYVIRLTPFDGTALGDPKATPEAAAAAMNEGIAALIRALPGQYVWDYARYKQPRGEAAAVTEAEAAR from the coding sequence ATGATCCTTCTGTTTCGATTGCTCGCCCATGTGCCGTTGCGCTGGATGCATGCCGCCGGCCGCTGCCTGGGCTGGCTGGTTTGGTGGGGTTCGCCCACCTATCGCCAGCGCTTCAAGGAGAACGCCGAGCACGCCGGCTTCACGCCCGCGCAGTACCGCCCGGCCATTGGCGCCGCCGGCGCCATGGCGGCGGAGCTGCCCTGGCTGTGGGCCCGGCCGCAGGGCGAAAGCGTGCTGCCGCGCATCGTGCGCTGGGAGGGCGCGGCCGAACTCGAGGCGGCGCTGGCGGCGCGCAAGGGCGTGATCGTCGCCTCGCCGCATGTCGGTTGCTGGGAGATCCTGGGGCAGGCGCTCGGCGAGCGCTTCGTCGACGCCTACGGCCCGATCACGGCCCTGTTCCGCCCTGCGCGCAAGAAATGGATGGCCGAGCTGATCGGTGCCGGCTCGCGCGAGCGGCGCGGCCTGCAGACGCTGCCCACCAGCGTGGCGGGCGTGCGTGGGCTGATCCGCACGCTGCGGGCCGGCGGCTACACCGGCATCCTGCCGGACCAGGTGCCGCCGCTGGGGCAGGGCGTCTGGGCGCCCTTTTTCGGCCGGCCTGCCTACACCATGACCCTGCTGCCGCGCCTGGCGCAGCAGACGGGGGCGCGTGTCTTCTTCGGCGTATGCGAACGGCTGCCGCGCGGCGCCGGCTATGTCATCCGACTCACGCCCTTCGACGGCACTGCCCTGGGCGACCCGAAGGCCACCCCGGAGGCTGCAGCTGCCGCGATGAACGAAGGCATCGCCGCGCTGATCCGTGCACTGCCGGGCCAGTACGTCTGGGACTACGCGCGCTACAAGCAGCCGCGCGGCGAGGCGGCCGCGGTGACCGAAGCGGAGGCCGCGCGATGA
- a CDS encoding lysophospholipid acyltransferase family protein: MSVFSRLGIVFMRTLAHVPLPLVRGFGTVLGHVLHAVAAPRRRVVDANLALCFPDRSPAERRRIARETFVYVAQSWLDRSWLWHAPEETVAARLQVKGSPQEIDEIANGKEPMILFAPHFYGLDAAATALTMHTARPSTTIYTTQRDPMVDEWIREGRKRFGNVITLNRVDGIKPIIAGLRKGGLLYLLPDMDFGRDQTVFVPFYGVPAATVPSLSRFARLGRAKVVPIVSKLTPTGYEIEVLPAWQDFPTEDAVADTALMNQRLQGYIDTMPSQYYWVHRRFKTRPEGAAPVY, translated from the coding sequence ATGAGCGTGTTTTCGCGTCTCGGCATCGTCTTCATGCGCACCCTGGCCCATGTGCCGCTACCGCTGGTCCGCGGTTTCGGCACCGTGCTGGGCCACGTGCTGCACGCCGTCGCCGCGCCGCGCCGGCGCGTGGTCGACGCCAACCTCGCGCTGTGCTTCCCGGACAGGTCGCCGGCCGAGCGGCGGCGCATCGCGCGCGAGACCTTCGTCTACGTGGCGCAGTCCTGGCTGGACCGCAGCTGGCTCTGGCATGCGCCCGAAGAGACCGTGGCCGCGCGGCTGCAGGTGAAGGGTTCGCCGCAGGAGATCGACGAGATCGCCAACGGCAAGGAGCCGATGATCCTCTTCGCGCCGCACTTCTACGGCCTCGATGCGGCGGCCACCGCGCTGACCATGCACACGGCGCGGCCCTCCACCACCATCTACACCACGCAGCGCGATCCGATGGTGGACGAGTGGATCCGCGAGGGCCGCAAGCGCTTCGGCAACGTGATCACGCTCAACCGGGTCGACGGCATCAAGCCGATCATCGCGGGACTGCGCAAGGGCGGCCTGCTGTACCTGCTGCCCGACATGGATTTCGGCCGCGACCAGACCGTCTTCGTGCCCTTCTACGGCGTGCCGGCGGCCACCGTGCCGTCGCTGTCGCGCTTCGCCCGGCTGGGGCGGGCCAAGGTGGTGCCGATCGTCTCGAAGCTCACGCCCACCGGCTACGAGATCGAGGTACTGCCGGCATGGCAGGACTTCCCGACCGAGGACGCGGTGGCCGACACCGCGCTGATGAACCAGCGCCTGCAGGGCTACATCGACACCATGCCCTCGCAGTACTACTGGGTGCACCGGCGCTTCAAGACGCGCCCCGAGGGGGCGGCGCCGGTCTATTGA